A single Triticum dicoccoides isolate Atlit2015 ecotype Zavitan chromosome 2A, WEW_v2.0, whole genome shotgun sequence DNA region contains:
- the LOC119357673 gene encoding uncharacterized protein LOC119357673 — protein sequence MRAAPATASRAAAFPTPADVALAGALLCLADSPPAPLLPTLSDELPSYSGSSSSYSVTSARSCVSDAARRSRPIDPLRVLAVIASLRRVDPKVLAQATSKLFQGEPAKRRKGIWIEISNCEEGEESERGSVVASEGSTITGAASSRSTATSGRCRRPPLASGGGDALLRRADSIMKWLSRPKAGPATETAIRAAVGDNAVTSKALRWLLKQKRGLRRAGTGGRPDPYVYMIAG from the exons ATGAGAGCGGCCCCCGCCACCGCGTCCCGCGCCGCGGCCTTCCCCACCCCCGCCGACGTCGCCCTCGCCGGCGCGCTGCTCTGCCTCGCCGACTCCCCGCCCGCGCCGCTCCTCCCCACCCTCAG CGACGAGCTCCCCTCCTACTCCGGCTCCTCTTCCTCCTACTCCGTCACCTCGGCGAGGTCGTGCGTGTCCGACGCGGCGCGCCGCAGCCGCCCCATCGACCCCCTCCGCGTGCTCGCCGTCATCGCCTCCCTCCGCCGCGTCGACCCCAAG GTGCTGGCGCAGGCGACCAGCAAGCTGTTCCAGGGCGAGCCGGCGAAGAGGCGGAAGGGAATTTGGATCGAGATCAGcaactgcgaggagggggaggagagCGAGAGGGGCAGCGTGGTGGCCAGCGAGGGGAGCACCATCACGGGAGCCGCGTCCTCCCGGTCCACGGCCACGTCGGGGAGATGCCGCCGACCTCCGCTGGCGAGCGGTGGTGGTGACGCTCTGCTGCGGAGAGCGGACTCGATCATGAAGTGGCTCTCACGGCCGAAGGCTGGGCCGGCCACGGAGACGGCCATCCGCGCCGCCGTCGGCGACAACGCTGTGACCAGCAAGGCTCTGCGCTG GTTGCTGAAGCAGAAGAGAGGGTTGCGTCGTGCAGGCACTGGTGGCCGCCCGGATCCGTATGTGTACATG ATTGCAGGCTGA
- the LOC119353511 gene encoding beta-glucosidase 26-like encodes MRTSAALLLVVAHLLPLAQCDGPNPEIRNTGGLSRQGFPAGFVFGTAASAYQVEGMARQGGRGPSIWDAFAAIPGTIAGNGSADVTVDEYHRYKEDVGIMKDMGFDAYRFSISWSRIFPDGTGKVNQEGVDYYNRLIDYMLLQGIAPYANLYHYDLPLALHQQYLGWLSPKIVGAFADYAEFCFKVFGDRVKNWFTFNEPRVVAALGYDNGLHAPGRCTKCPAGGDSRTEPYIATHNIILSHAAAVQLYREKYQPHQKGRIGILLDFVWYEPHSDSNADQAAAQRARDFHIGWFLDPITNGCYPSSMLKIVGNRLPGFSADEARMVKGSIDYVGINQYTSYYMKDPGAWNQTPVSYQDDWHVGFVYERNRVPIGPRANSDWLYIVPWGMNKAVTYVKERYGNPTMILSENGMDQPGNVSIADGVHDTIRIRYYRDYITELKKAIDNGARVVGYFAWSLLDNFEWRLGYTARFGIVYVDFNTLKRYPKDSALWFKNMLSEKKRS; translated from the exons ATGAGGACCTCCGCGGCACTGCTGCTGGTGGTAGCTCACCTGCTGCCGCTGGCGCAATGCGACGGGCCCAACCCGGAGATCCGCAACACCGGCGGGCTGAGCCGGCAGGGCTTCCCGGCGGGGTTCGTGTTCGGGACGGCCGCGTCGGCGTACCAGGTGGAGGGCATGGCGAGGCAGGGCGGGCGCGGGCCCAGCATCTGGGACGCCTTCGCGGCCATACCGGGGACCATCGCCGGCAATGGCTCCGCCGACGTGACGGTCGACGAGTACCATAGGTACAAG GAGGATGTGGGCATAATGAAGGACATGGGATTCGACGCGTACCGGTTCTCGATCTCCTGGTCCAGGATTTTCCCAG ATGGGACTGGGAAGGTGAACCAAGAAGGAGTGGACTACTACAACAGGCTCATAGACTACATGCTCCTGCAAG GCATCGCCCCGTATGCAAACCTCTACCACTATGACCTCCCGCTGGCGCTCCACCAGCAGTACCTAGGCTGGCTGAGCCCAAAGATTGT GGGCGCGTTTGCGGACTATGCCGAGTTCTGCTTCAAGGTGTTCGGAGACAGGGTGAAGAACTGGTTCACCTTCAACGAGCCGAGGGTCGTCGCCGCGCTGGGGTACGACAATGGCCTCCATGCGCCGGGGAGGTGCACCAAGTGCCCTGCAGGAGGCGACTCCAGGACGGAGCCGTACATTGCCACGCACAATATCATCCTTTCGCACGCCGCAGCGGTGCAGCTATACCGTGAGAAGTATCAG CCTCACCAAAAGGGGAGGATTGGAATTCTCTTGGATTTCGTGTGGTACGAACCTCACAGCGACAGCAATGCGGATCAAGCTGCGGCGCAGAGGGCAAGGGACTTCCACATTGGATG GTTCCTTGACCCCATAACCAATGGATGCTATCCATCGTCGATGCTCAAGATTGTCGGGAACAGGTTGCCGGGCTTCAGTGCCGACGAGGCCAGGATGGTGAAAGGCTCCATTGACTATGTTGGTATCAACCAATACACTTCTTACTACATGAAGGACCCTGGGGCGTGGAACCAGACGCCGGTCAGTTACCAGGATGATTGGCATGTTGGATTTGTCT ATGAACGAAATCGTGTGCCTATTGGACCTCGC GCAAACTCCGACTGGCTTTACATTGTGCCATGGGGAATGAACAAGGCTGTGACCTATGTTAAAGAAAGATATGGAAATCCTACGATGATACTTTCTGAAAACG GAATGGACCAGCCGGGCAACGTCAGCATCGCTGACGGTGTTCACGACACAATCAGGATCCGGTACTACAGAGACTACATAACCGAGCTCAAGAAGGCGATAGACAATGGCGCCCGAGTGGTTGGATACTTTGCTTGGTCTCTGCTTGACAACTTCGAGTGGAGACTCGGCTACACTGCCCGTTTCGGCATCGTCTACGTGGACTTCAATACTCTGAAGAGGTACCCCAAGGACTCAGCCTTGTGGTTCAAGAACATGCTCTCTGAGAAGAAGAGGAGCTAG